One Candidatus Aminicenantes bacterium genomic window carries:
- the waaF gene encoding lipopolysaccharide heptosyltransferase II — MNTVIRAPNWIGDGVMSLPAIRAFKEFFPAARLTLCVKQYLADLFLNIAEIDEIVAIPDRWTAGSYLDQLRRLWGKRFDRGILFTNSFSSALFFRLAGIRRLSGYDRDGRGWLLADKTPESDDREHHQFHYLRIVEHLAGQKTTRSFSAALELSAEEKSRAAVIRSGLGIEAGRDLVAIAPAAAYGSAKTWLPERFRAVIHAWRESHPTSAVLLLGSPGERDKVSAIAAGLPGGVHNLAGRLSLRQTIILLAGCRLVICNDSGLMHIASSLQVPLLAIFGPTEHQKTPPLAGPCRMLYHGADCAPCRHRECPTDHRCMTAVTCAEVLAAAEALWQHKSSAYPGGSDLSAPAGGKN; from the coding sequence ATGAACACCGTCATCCGCGCGCCCAACTGGATCGGGGACGGGGTCATGAGCTTGCCCGCGATCCGGGCTTTCAAGGAATTTTTCCCCGCTGCCAGGTTGACCCTGTGCGTCAAGCAATACCTGGCCGACCTGTTCCTGAATATCGCCGAAATCGACGAGATCGTAGCCATCCCCGACCGTTGGACCGCCGGGAGCTACCTGGACCAGCTGCGCCGGCTCTGGGGAAAACGCTTCGACCGCGGCATCCTGTTCACCAACTCCTTCTCGTCGGCCCTGTTTTTCCGCCTGGCCGGCATTCGCCGCCTCAGCGGCTACGACCGCGACGGGCGCGGCTGGCTCCTGGCCGACAAGACTCCCGAAAGCGACGACCGCGAACACCACCAGTTCCACTACCTGCGCATCGTCGAGCACCTGGCCGGGCAAAAGACGACCCGCTCCTTTTCCGCCGCTCTGGAGCTGTCAGCCGAGGAAAAATCCCGGGCGGCCGTCATCAGGTCCGGATTGGGAATAGAGGCCGGACGCGACCTGGTGGCCATCGCTCCGGCGGCGGCCTACGGCAGCGCCAAGACCTGGCTGCCGGAACGCTTCCGGGCCGTAATCCACGCCTGGCGGGAATCCCACCCGACCAGCGCCGTTCTGCTGCTCGGCAGCCCGGGCGAAAGGGATAAAGTGAGCGCCATCGCCGCTGGCCTGCCCGGAGGCGTGCACAACCTGGCCGGGCGCCTGAGCCTGCGCCAGACCATCATCCTCCTCGCCGGCTGCCGGCTGGTCATCTGCAACGACTCCGGGCTGATGCACATCGCTTCCAGCCTGCAGGTCCCGCTGCTGGCGATCTTCGGACCGACCGAGCATCAGAAGACCCCGCCGCTGGCCGGGCCGTGCCGGATGCTGTACCACGGCGCCGATTGCGCCCCCTGCCGCCACCGCGAATGCCCGACCGATCACCGCTGCATGACCGCCGTGACCTGCGCCGAAGTTCTGGCCGCGGCCGAAGCGCTCTGGCAGCACAAATCATCCGCCTATCCTGGCGGATCTGATTTGTCTGCCCCCGCAGGGGGAAAGAACTAA
- a CDS encoding RNA polymerase sigma factor, whose translation MTREMLSDDEIITAVLEGCPDDFAILINRYSGKIIKFINSMIADRDEAQSIAQDVFIKIFQNLPYYKKQNNFSAFIFKIAKNMSLNWINRQKRTVFFSRLLGQAFNQAPFRQAQVQPVDPEQAERDETITQSLRRLPEEQRLALILKIYLEFSYKQIHEISGWSIPKIETLISRAKSRLKKNIAMQDKNSGFVYQARKK comes from the coding sequence ATGACCAGAGAAATGCTGAGCGATGACGAGATCATCACCGCGGTGCTGGAGGGCTGCCCCGACGATTTCGCGATCTTGATCAACCGCTACAGCGGCAAAATCATCAAATTCATCAACAGCATGATCGCCGACCGCGACGAGGCCCAGAGCATCGCCCAGGACGTGTTCATCAAGATCTTCCAGAACCTCCCCTACTACAAAAAACAGAACAACTTCTCGGCGTTTATCTTCAAGATCGCCAAGAACATGAGCCTGAACTGGATCAACCGCCAGAAGCGGACCGTTTTTTTTTCCCGCCTGCTCGGCCAGGCTTTCAACCAGGCGCCGTTCCGGCAGGCCCAGGTCCAGCCCGTTGACCCGGAACAGGCGGAGCGGGACGAAACAATCACCCAGAGCCTGCGCCGCCTGCCCGAGGAGCAGCGCCTCGCCCTGATCCTAAAAATCTATCTCGAGTTCTCCTATAAGCAGATCCACGAGATCAGCGGCTGGTCGATCCCCAAGATCGAAACCCTGATCTCGCGGGCCAAAAGCCGGCTGAAAAAAAATATCGCCATGCAAGATAAAAACTCCGGCTTTGTTTACCAAGCGAGGAAAAAATGA
- a CDS encoding HAD family hydrolase, with protein MNKAAFLDRDGTLIQDLGYICHFHQVGFFPSAAAAVRALNEAGYLVIVVSNQSAVARGICRAEDIERLHRELQAHFKKEDAVIAAFYYCPFLANGAVSRYRCESPLRKPEPGMLLQAARDFEIDLPASFMIGDKTDDILAGKRAGCRTMLVRTGQGRGNEHSWPDNGQRPDHIVDDLLAASAIVASLAEVKKS; from the coding sequence ATGAACAAAGCCGCATTTTTAGACCGCGACGGAACCCTGATCCAGGACTTGGGCTACATCTGCCATTTTCACCAGGTCGGTTTTTTTCCTTCCGCGGCTGCCGCCGTGCGCGCGCTGAACGAGGCCGGCTACCTGGTCATCGTGGTCAGCAACCAATCGGCCGTGGCCCGCGGCATCTGCCGCGCCGAAGATATCGAACGCCTGCACCGGGAATTGCAGGCGCATTTCAAGAAAGAAGACGCCGTCATCGCCGCCTTCTATTACTGCCCCTTCCTGGCCAACGGCGCGGTCAGCCGCTATCGGTGCGAAAGCCCGCTGCGCAAGCCGGAGCCGGGGATGCTGCTCCAGGCCGCCCGCGACTTCGAAATCGACCTCCCCGCCTCCTTCATGATCGGCGACAAAACGGACGACATCCTGGCCGGGAAAAGGGCCGGCTGCCGGACCATGCTGGTGCGCACCGGCCAGGGCCGGGGCAACGAACATTCATGGCCGGACAACGGGCAGCGGCCCGATCACATCGTCGACGACCTTCTGGCCGCCAGCGCCATCGTCGCCTCGCTGGCCGAGGTCAAGAAAAGCTGA
- a CDS encoding anti-sigma factor: MKCKKVHSRLSAYQDGELPVAEAGELERHLGVCAACQSEWRDTQALVAGLRRLTTPAPFPGFSSRVMAFLRDRPEKKRRWLPSLAYTLALLLIFISGFLLEVSSNGQYQTGTATGQRQNGTAPKTAATFSAVLAENQGLGLLAVQDSTLELCSGGAYEN; the protein is encoded by the coding sequence ATGAAGTGCAAAAAAGTACATTCGCGGCTGAGCGCCTACCAGGACGGCGAACTGCCGGTCGCGGAAGCGGGCGAACTGGAGCGCCACCTTGGAGTTTGCGCCGCCTGCCAGTCCGAGTGGAGGGACACCCAGGCCCTGGTCGCCGGCCTGCGCCGTTTGACCACGCCGGCTCCCTTTCCCGGTTTTTCCTCACGGGTCATGGCCTTCTTGCGCGATCGGCCCGAAAAAAAGCGCCGCTGGCTGCCCTCTTTGGCTTACACGCTCGCCCTGCTGCTGATTTTCATCAGCGGCTTCCTGCTGGAAGTGTCGAGCAACGGCCAGTACCAGACCGGAACGGCCACCGGCCAGCGCCAGAACGGCACGGCCCCGAAAACAGCCGCGACCTTCAGCGCCGTGCTGGCTGAGAACCAGGGACTGGGGCTGCTGGCCGTCCAGGACAGCACCCTGGAATTGTGCAGCGGGGGCGCCTATGAAAACTAA
- the rpoZ gene encoding DNA-directed RNA polymerase subunit omega, translating to MYNTNGIDSKFRLAILVARRAKQLIGGAKRKVEIKAENVLTIAMEEFKQGKIDFDVLNQDQTLLDEESQKLEAEAGTEKKSELVEELEAREEGDQPQPES from the coding sequence GTGTACAATACGAACGGTATAGATAGCAAGTTCAGGCTGGCCATACTGGTCGCCCGGCGCGCCAAGCAGCTCATCGGCGGCGCCAAAAGAAAAGTCGAAATCAAGGCCGAAAATGTCCTGACCATTGCCATGGAAGAATTCAAGCAGGGGAAAATAGATTTTGACGTTCTCAACCAGGACCAAACCCTTTTGGACGAGGAAAGCCAGAAACTCGAGGCCGAAGCGGGAACTGAAAAAAAAAGCGAACTGGTCGAGGAACTCGAAGCCAGGGAAGAAGGGGACCAGCCGCAACCCGAATCCTGA